One genomic region from Sinorhizobium numidicum encodes:
- the traF gene encoding conjugative transfer signal peptidase TraF: MSIPLIATAPMRRRGTPLLLGLATITMALLGTTSGAWFGNYRINLTPSEPLGLWHVVKLDRPAAVGDLVFICSPQTAATREARTRGYLRAGLCPGGVAPLIKTVIAVAGQRVEVGASVNVDGSPVPSSGLAPRDGHGRPMTWFPGGIVPAGCVFLHSPFAGSYDSRYFGPIPASGVLGLAQEVLTYAP, translated from the coding sequence ATGAGCATTCCTCTCATTGCAACGGCGCCGATGAGGCGACGCGGTACGCCGCTTCTACTCGGCTTGGCCACGATCACAATGGCGTTGCTGGGAACGACCTCGGGCGCCTGGTTCGGTAACTATCGGATCAATCTCACGCCGAGCGAACCTCTCGGTCTCTGGCATGTCGTCAAGCTGGATCGACCAGCCGCCGTCGGCGATCTCGTCTTCATTTGCTCGCCTCAAACCGCGGCCACGCGTGAGGCGCGAACGCGCGGTTACCTGCGCGCCGGCCTGTGCCCGGGCGGCGTCGCGCCTCTCATCAAGACGGTCATTGCCGTTGCGGGACAACGGGTTGAAGTCGGCGCCAGCGTCAACGTGGACGGCAGTCCGGTTCCCTCCTCCGGTCTTGCTCCGCGAGACGGGCACGGCCGGCCGATGACGTGGTTTCCGGGCGGGATCGTGCCGGCAGGCTGTGTCTTCCTGCACTCACCGTTCGCGGGCTCCTATGACTCACGCTACTTCGGCCCGATTCCGGCTTCCGGTGTCCTCGGCCTGGCGCAGGAAGTCCTAACCTATGCGCCGTGA
- a CDS encoding aspartate kinase, whose translation MEPASNGFPPYGISAVVKFGGSLMRNLETCRTVLAGLEHVRSSGHRILVVPGGGLPDKVIEAVDAAHPLAAFTAHHACALAQDQTGYMITDPAFSSNLAACSTLGECRLLIKEGKIPVLLPSRILFALDPVEWSWDITSDSIAAWVAWLTNTEKLAILTDVDGVYRNGRTDQPAALMSEVASDELARLGHTSVDACAAHFMAQRGLSGAVLNGAFPQRLGDWLEGRKVTGTLIRNPSQREQPVQTGRGAA comes from the coding sequence ATGGAACCAGCTTCGAATGGGTTTCCTCCTTATGGCATTTCCGCAGTGGTGAAGTTCGGCGGAAGTCTCATGCGCAATCTGGAGACCTGCAGAACGGTTCTCGCTGGACTTGAGCACGTCCGTAGTTCCGGTCACCGAATCTTGGTTGTCCCCGGAGGCGGTCTTCCGGACAAGGTCATAGAGGCGGTAGACGCAGCACATCCTCTCGCGGCGTTTACCGCACATCATGCATGTGCGCTCGCACAGGACCAGACGGGATACATGATTACCGATCCAGCATTCTCATCGAACCTAGCTGCGTGCTCGACCCTAGGCGAGTGCCGGTTGCTTATCAAGGAAGGTAAGATTCCCGTGTTGCTGCCTTCTCGGATCCTTTTTGCACTCGACCCGGTTGAGTGGAGCTGGGATATCACTTCCGATTCGATCGCCGCCTGGGTTGCATGGCTGACAAATACCGAGAAACTCGCGATTCTGACAGACGTTGATGGCGTCTACCGGAACGGCAGAACAGATCAACCTGCAGCGCTGATGTCCGAAGTTGCTTCTGATGAGTTGGCGCGCCTCGGTCACACGTCGGTCGACGCATGTGCGGCTCACTTTATGGCACAACGAGGTCTCTCGGGTGCCGTGCTGAATGGTGCATTTCCGCAGCGATTGGGTGATTGGCTTGAAGGACGCAAAGTAACTGGCACCCTTATTAGGAACCCCTCACAGCGGGAACAGCCAGTGCAGACTGGGAGGGGAGCAGCGTAA
- the trbJ gene encoding P-type conjugative transfer protein TrbJ — MPHRCSKSHKLLAGVAAVAVAVISTAPAVAGTATGAATEWTQVLNNGELVALVWKSGEQIQNQLTQISQLAQQIETQLNIYQNLLQNTATLPSHMWGQVESDLNQLRGIVDQGQSIAFSMGNADDVLQQRFQSYATLKTNLPSNETFSSTYQTWSDTNRDTIASTLKAASLTADQFDSEETTMSSLRSMSETADGQMKALQVGHQIAAQQVAQMQKLRGLVSQQMTMIGTWLQTEQTDQDLAQARREKFFNAEVKTIPEGQKMEPRW, encoded by the coding sequence ATGCCGCATCGCTGCTCGAAGTCGCATAAATTGCTCGCTGGTGTTGCGGCTGTCGCCGTGGCGGTCATCAGCACCGCGCCCGCCGTTGCCGGCACCGCCACAGGTGCGGCCACCGAGTGGACGCAGGTGCTCAACAATGGAGAGCTCGTCGCCCTGGTCTGGAAATCCGGCGAGCAGATCCAGAACCAGCTCACCCAGATCAGCCAGCTCGCGCAGCAGATCGAGACGCAGCTGAATATCTATCAAAACCTGCTCCAGAACACGGCCACGCTCCCGTCGCACATGTGGGGACAGGTGGAGAGCGATCTCAATCAGCTCCGCGGCATTGTCGATCAGGGCCAGAGCATCGCGTTTTCGATGGGCAACGCGGACGACGTGCTGCAGCAGCGGTTCCAGAGCTATGCCACCCTCAAGACCAACCTGCCAAGCAACGAAACATTCTCCTCGACCTATCAAACCTGGTCGGACACCAACCGAGACACGATTGCCAGCACGCTGAAGGCGGCAAGCCTCACGGCCGATCAGTTCGACAGCGAGGAAACCACAATGTCCTCGCTGCGGTCGATGTCCGAGACGGCCGACGGGCAGATGAAGGCCCTGCAGGTCGGCCATCAGATCGCCGCGCAGCAGGTCGCGCAAATGCAGAAGCTCCGCGGCCTCGTCTCACAGCAGATGACGATGATCGGAACCTGGCTTCAGACCGAGCAGACCGACCAGGACCTCGCTCAGGCACGGCGGGAGAAGTTCTTCAACGCCGAGGTCAAGACCATTCCGGAAGGTCAGAAAATGGAGCCCCGCTGGTGA
- a CDS encoding DegT/DnrJ/EryC1/StrS family aminotransferase gives MNKYVSLDLNASSRAKDRLGASVALFGGNPVVAPGRITPWPAAKRKHLKALGAVVDSGRYHRVNHSVVTDLERRFTNWAGNWTTRAVGSGTAAIHVEIDYYKDRGHHVVTAALNWPGAVGPISISGLEPRFVDVDLTLAGIDDEAAADTMGSDVAAVLVTHLFGNNIRAPRTRAAARSRGIAIIDDVCQSIGAVKDIVDGVYLESDALALSGNGAKHLGAGELGFVLTNDLSLIEHVDHVSLTSSSRSGARLFSAYSQGYNYRPNVFSAAIAGSRIKSLDQQLQKRRSNATTLWQMIRDLPGLSPLFDPTDHNQSMLNFPLRLEPEMLGFFQGSAGRDFIVELLRAEGVPVLVWLTRPVFEYLPAVCGRWNAADFPNTMRLLDTMFCVSEIAPPNDAEIMKLYADAFHKIWSALPKILGRGA, from the coding sequence ATGAACAAGTATGTCAGTTTGGACTTGAATGCTTCCTCAAGGGCTAAGGATCGACTTGGAGCATCTGTCGCACTTTTCGGCGGAAACCCTGTCGTCGCTCCGGGACGGATTACGCCGTGGCCGGCCGCAAAAAGGAAGCATTTGAAGGCCCTTGGGGCAGTTGTGGATAGCGGCAGGTATCATCGGGTCAATCATTCGGTTGTTACTGACCTTGAGCGGCGCTTCACGAACTGGGCAGGAAATTGGACAACACGGGCGGTCGGCAGCGGCACTGCGGCAATACACGTTGAAATCGATTACTACAAAGATCGAGGACACCACGTCGTTACTGCAGCGCTCAACTGGCCAGGGGCGGTTGGCCCGATCTCGATCAGCGGCCTAGAGCCGAGATTCGTCGATGTTGATCTAACGCTTGCCGGTATTGACGACGAAGCAGCAGCCGACACTATGGGATCGGATGTGGCGGCGGTCCTTGTTACACACCTATTTGGCAACAATATTCGCGCCCCGAGAACGCGGGCTGCAGCCCGGAGCCGAGGGATAGCAATCATCGATGACGTGTGCCAGTCAATCGGTGCCGTGAAGGATATCGTGGATGGTGTGTACCTTGAGAGCGACGCCCTCGCGTTGTCGGGAAATGGCGCCAAACATCTTGGAGCGGGAGAACTAGGTTTCGTTCTCACGAACGACCTTAGCCTCATCGAGCATGTCGACCATGTTTCATTGACAAGTTCATCTCGGAGTGGAGCGCGACTATTTTCAGCTTACTCCCAGGGCTACAACTATCGGCCAAACGTTTTCTCTGCGGCGATAGCAGGATCGCGCATCAAGAGCTTAGACCAGCAACTCCAGAAGCGGAGAAGTAATGCGACGACTCTATGGCAGATGATCAGGGATCTTCCCGGGCTGTCGCCTCTATTCGATCCTACGGACCATAACCAATCAATGCTTAACTTTCCTCTGCGGCTCGAACCAGAAATGTTGGGCTTTTTCCAGGGCTCTGCTGGTAGAGATTTTATAGTTGAGCTGCTTCGGGCAGAGGGCGTACCGGTTTTGGTTTGGCTCACGCGACCTGTATTCGAATACTTACCCGCAGTGTGCGGAAGATGGAATGCAGCCGATTTTCCGAACACCATGAGGCTTTTGGACACAATGTTCTGCGTTTCGGAGATCGCTCCGCCGAACGACGCCGAAATTATGAAACTCTACGCTGACGCCTTTCACAAGATCTGGAGTGCCCTTCCTAAAATCCTCGGAAGGGGTGCGTGA
- a CDS encoding conjugal transfer protein TraB — protein sequence MRRDYLQPAPPVIASILAGTTGWSGHVLLLPVALAFPVLWSRARTRSGAALVSAGYFLAASRSLPQGVATFYASDLWPGLLLWLCASASFVAVHAVLWTKGPGVRPLHYLLAAALTALPPFGITGWAHPVTTAGVLFPGWGWWGLLATTAGLMGLVTRMWPAVAIALTGFWLWSAADWTDPNLPEGWQGVDLQMGSSLGRDASIQRHRDLIATVKDRASRGVETVALPESALGIWTPTVERLWVKALQRTDISVVAGAVRVDAEGYDNVLIAVSAGGGRILYRERMPVPGSMWQPWRSLFGTSGGARAHFFANPVAAASDRRIAPLICYEQLVVWPVLQSMLHDPDLIVAVGNGWWTKGTSIIAIQRASAVAWAKLFAKPLVLSFNT from the coding sequence ATGCGCCGTGATTACCTCCAGCCGGCACCTCCGGTCATCGCTTCCATTTTGGCCGGAACGACCGGGTGGAGCGGTCATGTCCTGCTTCTTCCGGTCGCGCTGGCGTTTCCGGTTCTTTGGTCACGGGCGCGAACGAGATCCGGAGCGGCGTTAGTTTCAGCCGGCTATTTCCTGGCGGCGTCACGTAGTTTGCCGCAAGGCGTCGCGACCTTCTACGCGTCCGATCTCTGGCCGGGCTTGTTGCTCTGGCTGTGTGCCTCGGCGAGCTTTGTCGCTGTGCATGCGGTGCTCTGGACGAAGGGCCCAGGCGTTCGCCCGCTTCACTATCTCCTGGCGGCCGCCCTTACGGCGCTTCCGCCCTTCGGCATCACCGGCTGGGCACATCCTGTGACGACGGCCGGCGTCCTGTTTCCCGGATGGGGATGGTGGGGACTGCTTGCGACGACGGCCGGCCTCATGGGCCTCGTTACCCGCATGTGGCCGGCTGTCGCGATCGCCCTTACAGGCTTTTGGCTCTGGTCCGCCGCTGACTGGACCGATCCGAACCTACCCGAGGGCTGGCAGGGCGTCGATCTGCAAATGGGCTCATCGCTCGGCCGTGACGCCAGTATTCAGCGTCACCGTGATCTGATTGCCACGGTGAAGGATCGTGCATCCCGCGGCGTCGAAACTGTCGCTCTGCCGGAAAGCGCCCTGGGCATTTGGACGCCGACGGTCGAACGGCTCTGGGTCAAGGCTCTGCAGCGCACGGACATTTCCGTGGTCGCCGGTGCGGTCAGGGTTGACGCGGAGGGATATGACAATGTGCTCATCGCTGTCTCTGCCGGCGGCGGCAGAATACTCTATCGCGAGCGAATGCCGGTCCCGGGCTCGATGTGGCAGCCGTGGCGGTCATTGTTCGGGACAAGTGGCGGCGCCCGGGCGCATTTCTTTGCCAATCCAGTTGCGGCTGCAAGTGATCGTCGGATTGCGCCCCTGATTTGCTATGAGCAGCTCGTCGTCTGGCCGGTACTGCAGTCGATGCTCCACGACCCCGACTTGATCGTTGCAGTCGGAAACGGATGGTGGACCAAGGGGACATCCATCATCGCGATCCAGCGCGCCAGTGCCGTCGCCTGGGCAAAGCTCTTCGCAAAACCGCTTGTTCTTTCCTTCAACACCTGA
- the trbK gene encoding entry exclusion protein TrbK, with protein sequence MSRAVVIALLVLVAAVSSAATVLIVNSRDTNQPALTEGATREKLFGSGKELPPIKDGQEMRPRW encoded by the coding sequence GTGAGCCGTGCCGTCGTCATTGCCCTGCTCGTACTCGTTGCTGCTGTTTCGTCTGCAGCGACAGTGCTGATCGTCAACTCCAGAGACACCAATCAACCTGCACTCACCGAGGGTGCCACCAGAGAGAAACTCTTTGGCTCCGGCAAAGAACTTCCGCCGATCAAGGACGGTCAGGAGATGAGGCCAAGATGGTGA